Proteins encoded within one genomic window of Leptospiraceae bacterium:
- a CDS encoding DEAD/DEAH box helicase family protein, with translation MNEWFQFRFGLVLKMDFPEIIDNKNQERKFDYVLNHFVFQSADLISIAVGYFYFSGFQQIADALSKNEKLNAENSSTKIRFIISPKTDRLTANILQKGIQFEEIEKSAIAEFEQDLSFANPSWAEYLIELLQKKVLEVKIYTKDFFHAKAYLASIPLSASINSYVSIVGFSNFSVSGLTDNSELNLGNRNDHVYKELLKWYDDLWENHTEDFNHKLLEVIDASGIKERKETDTPKKFLSPFQMLLFLLKHYLGKLTEDTTHNFDQLAEFQRIGAENVLTKLERFGGAIVADSVGLGKTFTAGEVIRRYRLENKKVIIICPPTLIDQWKETMLINFGVDTSTHLVIYSQGKFQQLDPAKVRREFKEIDFDLIVIDEAHRLRNRETVLYRNVKELHPHTREKRADVLLLTATPFNNSVMDLKNLIELAILPVTLTNAGFTPNAFGEFMKITSELRKGKTLSELKERADFQSNLSKIQEILNAVMLLRMRSTIKEKYGNITIAGKPLQFEDPSVEKVQYKYEDKHHYLFNELPGFLQKLHLPHILISNPDSGKMLSYLYLLLLFKRIESSIYAFYESLLNIIAKEEALDKALDTGGNLDEIIKNYNANLKGDLTEEDTFDLFTDEKVDKEELEEFSKDDLKNWIREDLTLIQEFIDSHIKPLFKDPKEPLSLEDPKIFDYITQLKGRFKKCLTFTEYKATVRYIDFHIKKSVSNQEISIRHEMVSGGDKFLNDKLNRFAPKGRKVSEDTYHSPEFQELDLLISTDVLSEGVNLQDADLLINYDLPWNPMRIVQRIGRVNRIGSENKIRVLNFIPDEILNDFIQLVEILTSKISQVSVLLGKKWRFYQAATKKLRHKQ, from the coding sequence ATGAATGAATGGTTTCAATTTAGATTTGGTTTGGTGTTAAAAATGGATTTTCCGGAAATTATAGATAATAAAAATCAAGAAAGAAAATTCGATTATGTTCTGAATCATTTTGTTTTTCAATCGGCGGATCTGATTAGTATTGCTGTTGGATATTTTTATTTCAGTGGATTCCAGCAAATCGCAGATGCTCTAAGTAAAAATGAAAAATTAAATGCAGAAAATTCTTCTACGAAAATTAGATTTATCATTAGTCCCAAGACAGATCGGCTAACGGCTAATATTCTACAAAAAGGAATTCAATTCGAAGAAATTGAAAAATCTGCTATTGCTGAATTCGAACAAGATTTATCTTTTGCAAATCCTTCTTGGGCTGAATATTTAATCGAACTGTTGCAGAAAAAAGTTTTAGAGGTTAAAATTTATACCAAAGATTTTTTTCATGCCAAGGCTTATCTTGCTTCTATTCCTTTGAGTGCCTCAATTAATAGCTATGTTTCGATTGTAGGCTTTTCTAATTTTAGTGTATCGGGGCTAACAGATAACAGTGAGTTAAATCTTGGAAATCGAAACGACCATGTATACAAAGAACTTTTAAAATGGTATGATGATCTATGGGAGAATCATACAGAAGATTTTAATCATAAACTATTGGAAGTAATAGACGCTTCAGGAATTAAAGAACGAAAAGAAACGGATACTCCTAAAAAATTTCTTAGTCCTTTTCAAATGCTTTTATTTTTACTCAAACATTATCTTGGTAAACTCACAGAGGATACTACTCATAATTTTGATCAGTTGGCAGAATTCCAAAGAATCGGTGCAGAAAATGTTTTAACAAAATTGGAAAGATTTGGCGGGGCAATTGTTGCTGACTCTGTTGGTCTTGGAAAGACATTTACAGCAGGAGAGGTAATTCGCCGTTATAGACTTGAGAATAAGAAGGTAATCATCATTTGCCCACCAACCTTAATTGATCAATGGAAAGAAACTATGCTTATAAATTTTGGTGTAGATACATCTACTCATTTGGTTATCTACTCGCAAGGAAAATTTCAGCAATTAGATCCGGCTAAGGTAAGAAGAGAATTTAAAGAAATCGATTTTGATTTAATCGTAATTGATGAGGCTCATAGACTTAGAAATAGAGAAACAGTTCTTTATCGAAACGTAAAAGAGCTTCATCCTCATACCAGAGAAAAGAGAGCGGATGTATTGCTGTTAACCGCTACACCATTTAATAATAGCGTAATGGATTTAAAAAACTTAATAGAGCTTGCTATTTTACCTGTTACATTGACTAATGCAGGTTTTACTCCCAATGCATTTGGGGAGTTTATGAAAATTACTTCGGAACTTCGAAAAGGAAAAACTTTATCGGAATTAAAAGAAAGAGCAGACTTTCAAAGTAATTTAAGTAAAATTCAAGAAATATTAAATGCAGTGATGCTTCTTCGAATGCGCTCTACGATTAAAGAAAAATACGGAAACATTACAATCGCCGGAAAGCCTTTGCAATTCGAAGATCCATCTGTTGAGAAAGTTCAATATAAGTATGAGGATAAACACCATTATCTCTTCAATGAGCTTCCAGGTTTTTTACAAAAACTACATCTTCCTCATATTTTGATTTCGAATCCTGATAGTGGAAAGATGCTTTCTTATTTGTATCTTCTTTTACTGTTCAAAAGAATTGAATCAAGTATCTATGCTTTTTATGAATCCTTGCTAAATATAATCGCAAAAGAAGAAGCCTTGGATAAGGCGCTAGATACTGGCGGAAACTTAGACGAGATTATCAAAAACTACAATGCAAATCTAAAAGGGGATTTAACAGAAGAGGATACTTTTGATTTGTTCACAGATGAAAAAGTAGACAAAGAAGAACTGGAAGAATTTTCAAAAGATGATTTAAAAAATTGGATTAGGGAAGATTTGACTCTTATTCAGGAATTCATTGACTCTCATATCAAGCCTTTATTTAAAGATCCAAAAGAGCCTCTGAGCTTAGAAGATCCTAAAATATTTGATTACATTACACAACTAAAAGGAAGATTTAAAAAATGCCTTACCTTTACAGAATACAAAGCAACGGTTCGATACATTGACTTTCATATTAAAAAGTCTGTATCCAATCAGGAAATTTCAATTCGACATGAGATGGTGAGTGGTGGAGATAAATTCTTAAATGATAAACTAAACCGTTTTGCTCCTAAAGGTAGAAAGGTTAGTGAGGATACTTATCATTCGCCTGAATTTCAAGAATTAGATTTGCTTATTTCTACCGATGTCCTTTCAGAAGGTGTTAATTTACAAGATGCTGATTTACTGATTAATTATGATTTGCCTTGGAATCCAATGCGGATTGTTCAAAGAATAGGTAGAGTAAATCGAATTGGTTCTGAAAATAAAATTCGTGTATTAAATTTTATTCCGGATGAAATTCTAAACGACTTCATTCAACTAGTAGAGATTCTTACTTCTAAGATCAGCCAAGTGTCTGTGCTCTTAGGAAAGAAATGGCGATTCTATCAAGCAGCGACGAAGAAATTACGCCACAAACAATAG
- a CDS encoding endonuclease domain-containing protein has translation MLPYNKNSKDKARKLRRNMTLAEKKIWYELLAKDGLNGLRFLRQKPISQYIVDFYCNELKLVIEIDGESHLAEGAMEYDEDRTKVLNSYGIEVIRYSNEEILNRFDNVEMDLKKKVNERKQILTKEGNLC, from the coding sequence ATGCTTCCTTACAACAAGAACTCAAAAGATAAAGCACGTAAGTTAAGACGAAACATGACTCTTGCGGAAAAAAAGATTTGGTATGAACTTTTAGCAAAGGATGGATTAAATGGATTAAGGTTTCTACGGCAAAAGCCCATTAGCCAGTATATAGTCGATTTTTACTGTAATGAGTTAAAGTTAGTGATCGAAATTGACGGTGAATCCCATTTAGCCGAAGGCGCAATGGAATATGATGAAGATCGCACAAAAGTGCTAAATAGCTATGGAATTGAAGTAATTCGATATTCTAATGAAGAAATATTAAACCGCTTCGATAATGTGGAAATGGATTTGAAAAAGAAAGTGAATGAAAGAAAACAAATATTAACCAAAGAAGGAAACCTATGCTAA
- a CDS encoding Eco57I restriction-modification methylase domain-containing protein: MQSFFTKLLQADPDRYIYSAVSHGCKYDLPTEISKGIKTVSARTNWNTQAPEQFGLPTETWREVVARRQRYEEIKEKISSTTININDLITLNLNIIQFVLDAIEQGELEFVQSLYNAIRSITILDPTCGSGAFLLAALNILEDIYEACLNRLAELDAKNPAIQEASSHANWKYFIYKSIILNNLYGVDIMEEAVEICKLRLFLKLISQVESDDNSPNLGIEPLPDIDFNIHAGNTLIGYTKLEDIEKSLLGTLNFYGSELKEIHKKAGDIDVIYDTFRKRQSAESGENSNDEPIQTIKERINSEMKLLNDKLDRFLAISYNISETEYKDKKKYEKDFVAWKLTHLPFHWVIEYYRIMKNGGFDVIVGNPPSVEYKDVKEQYEVKGYDTLDCGDLYAYSIERSSFLTKHSIGMIVPISIFGTDGFKTLKDLMLKMYAGTWISFYSNRPSQIFDGAQKD; this comes from the coding sequence ATGCAATCTTTCTTTACAAAATTACTCCAAGCAGATCCAGACAGATACATCTACAGTGCAGTATCGCATGGGTGTAAGTATGATTTACCGACAGAAATTTCGAAAGGCATAAAAACTGTCTCGGCTAGAACGAATTGGAACACGCAAGCTCCCGAACAATTTGGATTACCCACAGAGACATGGAGAGAAGTAGTTGCGAGAAGACAGAGATATGAGGAGATAAAAGAAAAAATTTCCTCAACCACAATAAATATCAATGACCTAATCACATTAAATCTAAACATCATTCAATTTGTTTTAGATGCGATAGAACAAGGGGAATTGGAGTTTGTGCAAAGTCTATACAATGCAATTCGGTCTATTACAATTCTTGATCCGACTTGTGGTTCCGGCGCATTCTTGTTAGCCGCTCTGAATATTCTAGAAGATATTTATGAAGCATGTCTCAATCGTTTAGCTGAACTAGATGCAAAAAATCCTGCGATTCAAGAAGCATCTTCTCATGCGAATTGGAAATACTTTATCTACAAATCCATTATCCTAAACAATCTCTATGGTGTAGACATCATGGAAGAAGCAGTCGAAATCTGCAAACTCCGTTTATTTCTAAAACTTATTTCGCAAGTAGAGAGCGATGATAATTCTCCGAACTTAGGTATAGAGCCATTACCCGATATCGACTTCAACATCCATGCGGGTAATACCCTGATAGGATATACAAAATTAGAAGACATAGAAAAATCCCTCCTCGGAACATTAAACTTTTACGGGAGCGAATTAAAAGAAATCCATAAGAAAGCAGGTGATATAGATGTAATCTACGATACCTTCCGTAAAAGACAATCCGCAGAATCAGGCGAGAACTCAAACGATGAACCAATCCAAACAATCAAAGAGCGCATCAACTCTGAAATGAAACTCTTAAACGACAAACTAGACCGCTTCCTCGCTATCTCCTACAATATCTCCGAAACAGAATACAAAGACAAAAAGAAATACGAAAAAGATTTCGTAGCTTGGAAGCTAACGCACTTGCCTTTTCATTGGGTAATCGAATATTACCGCATCATGAAGAATGGTGGCTTTGATGTGATAGTGGGTAATCCGCCTTCTGTGGAGTATAAAGATGTTAAAGAGCAGTATGAAGTTAAAGGCTACGACACATTAGACTGTGGGGACTTGTATGCGTATTCAATAGAAAGGAGTTCCTTTTTAACAAAGCATTCAATCGGTATGATTGTTCCGATTTCCATCTTTGGCACTGATGGATTTAAAACACTCAAAGATCTTATGCTTAAAATGTATGCAGGAACATGGATATCATTTTATTCAAACCGACCGTCACAGATTTTTGATGGCGCGCAAAAAGACTAA
- a CDS encoding 30S ribosomal protein S6, translating into MRAYEITSIIAEGSQSLIDETKKAIQDILTKYSAEITSEEDWGIKKLWYAIAGHESGFYTHIKCKADAKSIEKIEREFLLNQNILKALVIKA; encoded by the coding sequence ATGCGAGCGTATGAAATTACGTCTATCATTGCTGAGGGCTCTCAGTCACTCATAGACGAAACTAAAAAAGCCATTCAGGATATTTTAACTAAATATTCTGCTGAGATCACTTCCGAAGAAGACTGGGGAATCAAAAAGCTCTGGTATGCAATTGCAGGCCATGAATCTGGATTTTACACACATATTAAGTGTAAAGCAGATGCAAAGTCCATCGAAAAGATTGAGCGTGAATTTTTGCTCAACCAAAACATCCTAAAAGCACTCGTCATCAAGGCATAA
- the ssb gene encoding single-stranded DNA-binding protein, which produces MANDLNRVTLIGRLTRDPEIKTVGGTSVCNFSLATNRTYVSNGEKKEETHFFDCDVWGKLADVLKQYATKGKQLAIEGRLQQSVWDAPDGKKNSKVRIRVENFQLLGGNTGGGSANGANSSYSQQEVPMEAYDPGYASDINEDDSVF; this is translated from the coding sequence ATGGCAAATGACCTAAATCGGGTTACTCTCATTGGACGACTCACAAGAGATCCAGAAATTAAAACCGTCGGCGGCACATCGGTTTGTAATTTCAGTCTTGCGACGAACAGAACCTATGTTTCAAACGGAGAAAAAAAAGAGGAAACTCATTTCTTCGATTGCGATGTATGGGGAAAGTTAGCTGACGTGCTAAAGCAATATGCGACTAAGGGCAAACAACTTGCCATAGAAGGCAGACTGCAACAATCTGTTTGGGATGCTCCCGATGGAAAGAAAAATAGCAAAGTCAGAATCAGAGTCGAAAACTTCCAACTCCTCGGTGGCAACACTGGCGGTGGTAGTGCCAACGGGGCTAATAGCTCTTACTCACAACAAGAAGTTCCGATGGAAGCCTATGATCCAGGTTATGCCTCAGATATCAACGAAGACGATTCCGTTTTTTAA
- a CDS encoding 30S ribosomal protein S18 produces the protein MSELDNKDIQQDYPIKEKIYNKRDEDDEDDDKNFRGKDGEGKYPKKNAKYKRKVCKFCADKTLAATLDYKRVDMLERFITNRGKILPRRITGTCAKHQRQLVREIKKARSISLLPFRVI, from the coding sequence ATGTCAGAACTAGACAACAAAGACATTCAACAAGACTACCCAATCAAAGAAAAGATCTATAATAAACGCGACGAAGATGATGAAGATGATGATAAAAACTTCCGCGGAAAAGATGGCGAAGGTAAATACCCAAAGAAAAACGCAAAATACAAACGTAAAGTTTGTAAATTCTGCGCTGATAAAACTCTTGCAGCTACACTTGACTACAAACGAGTTGATATGCTAGAAAGATTTATCACTAACCGTGGTAAAATTCTTCCAAGAAGAATCACAGGCACTTGTGCGAAACACCAAAGACAATTAGTAAGAGAAATCAAAAAAGCAAGATCTATTTCTCTCTTACCATTTAGAGTAATATAA
- a CDS encoding 50S ribosomal protein L9: MKVILQKDVSNLGDAGDQKEVADGYARNFLLPNRLAIRANEGSAKVIEHQRKLAAVKKDKRVKSMQEIAKAIESKELVILVKVGENDKLFGSVTSLDIANALKKEGIELDKRKIEIPEHIKALGSYQAKVKLADGVTSSIKIKVEKSE, encoded by the coding sequence ATGAAAGTTATTTTACAAAAAGACGTTTCCAACTTAGGCGATGCTGGCGATCAAAAAGAAGTTGCTGATGGTTATGCAAGAAATTTTCTTCTTCCAAATAGACTTGCTATTCGTGCAAACGAAGGTTCCGCAAAAGTTATTGAGCACCAACGCAAATTAGCCGCTGTCAAAAAAGACAAACGCGTTAAATCTATGCAAGAAATTGCAAAGGCAATCGAAAGCAAAGAGCTAGTAATCCTTGTAAAAGTCGGTGAAAACGACAAACTATTTGGATCTGTTACTTCCCTCGATATTGCAAATGCGCTCAAGAAAGAAGGAATCGAACTCGACAAACGTAAGATTGAAATTCCTGAACACATCAAAGCACTTGGTAGTTACCAGGCTAAAGTTAAACTTGCTGATGGAGTAACATCTAGCATCAAAATCAAAGTAGAAAAATCAGAGTAG
- the dnaB gene encoding replicative DNA helicase: protein MNSDPLYELESEKSFLASILLKGSPGVNDLQIEPEDFYQDLHKRMFASMRELVDASVTIDPISLTNHLRETSRFRDEAKDQEYIFALYRDAVVIQPLSYYAKRIKKYSDRRKYIKVLRDSIENINAEQEDNEGLFTRIEGELAKISRAVQSRGLKLVKDDKADLIDYVQLMYETKGATSGLRTHFDGLDEVTTGLKPHELIIIAARPGLGKTTFALNIASNVAIKEKKIVAIFSLEMSRMELLIKMICAEARINSNNLKTGAIHPSDQKKLLDSIIKVTSAPIWIDDAGALSIWEFKSRVRQLLISTPLSLIVVDYLQLMNDPGVKEGRQQEVASISRNLKQMAKEANCPIIALSQMSRAVEQRSKEQKPQLSDLRESGAIEQDADIVAFIYREDKVKDPDEIPEDQKNKAEIIIAKNRAGQTKSFQLAFTPEYSRFDNLSSG from the coding sequence ATGAACTCCGATCCTCTTTATGAGTTAGAGTCTGAAAAGTCCTTTTTAGCTTCTATACTTTTAAAGGGGTCGCCGGGCGTAAACGATCTACAGATCGAGCCCGAAGATTTTTATCAAGACCTTCACAAAAGAATGTTCGCATCTATGAGAGAACTCGTAGATGCGTCAGTCACCATAGACCCAATCTCACTCACCAACCACTTGCGAGAAACTTCTCGTTTCCGCGACGAAGCAAAAGACCAGGAATATATTTTTGCACTCTACCGAGATGCTGTTGTCATTCAGCCTCTTAGCTATTATGCAAAGCGAATTAAGAAATATTCAGATCGCAGAAAGTATATCAAAGTTCTTCGCGACTCCATTGAAAACATAAATGCAGAGCAAGAGGATAACGAGGGATTATTCACTCGTATCGAAGGCGAGCTTGCAAAGATTTCCCGTGCAGTCCAGTCCCGTGGGCTTAAGCTTGTCAAAGACGACAAGGCTGATTTAATTGACTATGTTCAATTGATGTATGAAACCAAGGGAGCAACGAGTGGACTTCGCACTCATTTTGACGGCTTAGATGAAGTAACCACTGGACTCAAGCCTCACGAATTAATTATCATTGCAGCGCGTCCCGGTTTGGGTAAAACAACATTTGCCCTAAATATTGCGTCTAACGTCGCAATCAAAGAAAAAAAGATTGTAGCTATTTTCTCCCTTGAGATGAGCCGCATGGAATTACTCATCAAAATGATTTGCGCAGAAGCGCGAATCAATTCCAATAATTTAAAAACAGGTGCCATACATCCGAGTGATCAAAAGAAATTACTCGACTCAATTATAAAAGTTACATCGGCTCCTATTTGGATTGATGATGCAGGCGCACTTTCGATTTGGGAATTTAAAAGTAGAGTTAGACAGTTGTTAATCTCTACCCCACTCTCTCTCATTGTAGTCGATTACTTGCAACTCATGAATGATCCAGGAGTAAAAGAAGGCAGACAACAAGAAGTAGCCTCTATTTCTAGAAATTTAAAACAAATGGCGAAAGAAGCCAACTGTCCAATCATTGCACTCTCTCAGATGTCGCGAGCTGTAGAGCAAAGATCCAAAGAACAAAAACCGCAATTGTCTGATTTACGAGAGTCCGGTGCCATTGAGCAAGATGCGGATATCGTTGCGTTTATTTATCGAGAAGACAAAGTCAAAGATCCAGATGAAATTCCAGAAGACCAAAAGAACAAGGCAGAAATCATTATCGCAAAAAACCGCGCGGGTCAAACGAAAAGCTTTCAACTAGCATTCACCCCAGAATACAGCCGCTTTGATAATCTCAGCAGCGGTTAA
- a CDS encoding putative peptidyl-prolyl cis-trans isomerase, with protein sequence MNFLKTSFLCSLVVLAVTLSVNKLEPAPESINRIMAIVGKISISQLDFERGEEIYKALQKQKKQAKPQKGSSKTQVLDFLIARAIIDITADEESIQAGEKNIEAEVDRLMKLSQISERAQFEKLIAEKTGLPFEIWINDLPYQIKRGQLLQVRVSIKPPTEQEIQSWYNQNKQKVGFEVKYREICLVPKNSSDAEEQRISAEINSIKKDARKDKDAFSLIAGGPRNQAYAKGINDWTPTFEIFNRSPALVNVLGRLDDGKVSDAFIDDKRRYCLVRMEGKRPTPLDTIRRNIQEIIQRERVDSSFDDWILSRRKEVLITVYDKEYIAENKLEAPDESFNFSKIEPGAP encoded by the coding sequence ATGAACTTTTTAAAAACAAGCTTCTTATGCTCTCTAGTAGTTCTAGCAGTTACATTGAGTGTAAATAAACTCGAACCAGCACCTGAGTCAATCAATCGAATCATGGCTATCGTCGGGAAGATTTCTATTTCTCAGTTGGACTTCGAACGAGGAGAAGAAATCTACAAAGCTCTGCAAAAACAAAAAAAACAAGCAAAGCCTCAAAAAGGTTCATCGAAGACACAAGTCCTTGATTTTCTAATTGCTCGCGCCATCATAGATATTACTGCCGACGAAGAATCTATTCAAGCAGGTGAGAAAAACATTGAAGCAGAAGTAGACCGACTAATGAAGCTTAGCCAGATATCAGAGCGTGCACAGTTTGAGAAGCTGATAGCGGAAAAGACTGGTTTACCGTTCGAAATCTGGATAAACGATTTGCCCTATCAAATTAAACGGGGACAGCTACTTCAAGTTCGAGTGAGTATAAAGCCGCCCACAGAACAAGAAATTCAATCCTGGTATAATCAGAACAAACAAAAAGTTGGATTCGAAGTCAAATACAGAGAGATTTGTTTGGTTCCGAAAAATTCTTCTGATGCAGAAGAGCAAAGAATTTCGGCAGAAATAAATAGTATAAAAAAAGATGCTCGCAAAGACAAAGATGCTTTTTCACTCATTGCGGGGGGTCCAAGAAACCAAGCCTATGCAAAGGGAATTAACGACTGGACTCCTACCTTTGAAATTTTTAACCGTAGTCCTGCATTGGTGAATGTGTTAGGTCGTCTTGACGATGGCAAGGTGTCTGACGCATTTATTGACGACAAAAGAAGATATTGTCTTGTTCGAATGGAGGGTAAGCGTCCTACTCCGCTCGATACAATTCGAAGAAATATCCAGGAAATTATTCAAAGAGAGAGAGTAGATTCTTCTTTTGACGATTGGATTTTATCTAGAAGAAAAGAAGTATTAATTACCGTATACGACAAAGAATACATTGCTGAGAATAAACTAGAAGCACCGGATGAGTCATTTAATTTTAGCAAAATAGAACCGGGTGCCCCATGA
- a CDS encoding spiro-SPASM protein gives MKGFDFSVSSIAIFLTDSQKEVLRSLADTKLMDVFLRKVNTLFPDLPCYSNYQFPADNEFQFVEADKELDFLFTVTEKLPPSKSGDTDFDESFFAYFTGVSPLLSLELTEVLLKRHIRYLAQYSYSENLPKGIVPNFISREFISTLPDTLPATAHDFLIKNLNNYDVEIFFQEPDLRQYRLDFSLSDPRSLKSTEFFININPELEYKDLYTTILQNPNGFRLFPSYIEMEIFRGCESSCSFCPRQFISNEKDNSFLSHEFIVKFLTDLADTFPYPVTICLGGMGEPLLHPELNLIVADILNFPHLKELIIETGLYTNIDSFSNLLKNLGENKKKLNLIINLTTLNEVKYKEIYKNKTDVNSILSSLKSITEILGKSNIHVQMIKMKEVEEEIEGYFNYFEKLGINVILQKYNTFAGLMPEKRVSDLTPIKREFCWHLNRDFYINSDKTVNICKQDLNNHIGDLNTDSIFAVWEKGMQLFSESLKGNHNHTGVPCLNCDEWYTFNA, from the coding sequence ATGAAAGGATTTGATTTTTCAGTTTCTTCGATTGCAATATTTCTCACTGACTCACAGAAGGAAGTTTTACGCTCGTTAGCCGACACAAAGTTGATGGATGTATTTCTACGAAAAGTGAATACTCTCTTTCCCGATTTGCCATGTTACTCAAACTATCAATTTCCCGCGGACAATGAATTTCAATTCGTTGAGGCTGACAAAGAATTAGATTTTCTTTTTACGGTTACAGAGAAATTGCCCCCATCGAAATCCGGGGACACAGATTTTGACGAATCTTTCTTTGCTTATTTTACGGGGGTTAGTCCGCTTTTAAGTTTGGAGCTAACAGAGGTTTTACTCAAAAGACATATTCGTTATCTAGCACAGTATTCCTATAGCGAAAATCTGCCGAAAGGGATTGTGCCTAATTTTATTTCGAGAGAATTCATTTCTACTCTTCCCGATACTCTGCCGGCAACAGCACATGATTTTCTAATCAAAAATTTAAACAACTACGATGTAGAAATATTTTTTCAAGAACCAGATTTGAGACAATACAGACTTGATTTTTCTTTGTCCGATCCAAGGTCTCTCAAATCTACAGAATTTTTTATAAATATAAATCCTGAATTAGAATACAAAGATTTATACACAACGATTCTTCAAAATCCAAATGGATTTAGACTATTTCCTTCTTATATCGAAATGGAAATCTTTCGTGGTTGCGAATCTTCCTGTAGTTTTTGTCCTAGACAGTTTATTTCCAATGAAAAAGACAATTCCTTTCTCTCTCATGAATTCATTGTAAAATTTCTAACTGACCTAGCGGATACGTTTCCTTATCCAGTAACAATCTGTCTGGGTGGAATGGGAGAGCCTCTACTTCATCCGGAATTGAATTTGATAGTAGCGGATATTCTTAATTTTCCTCATCTAAAAGAATTAATTATCGAAACAGGTCTTTATACAAATATAGATTCATTTAGCAATCTTTTAAAAAATCTAGGAGAGAATAAGAAAAAGCTCAACCTAATTATAAACCTGACAACTCTAAATGAAGTCAAATACAAAGAAATCTACAAAAACAAAACAGACGTTAATTCTATATTATCCTCATTGAAATCTATAACTGAAATATTGGGCAAATCAAATATTCATGTCCAAATGATAAAAATGAAAGAAGTCGAAGAAGAGATTGAAGGCTATTTTAACTATTTTGAAAAACTAGGAATCAATGTAATTTTACAAAAATATAATACATTTGCAGGACTCATGCCAGAAAAAAGAGTGAGTGACTTAACACCGATTAAACGCGAATTCTGTTGGCATCTCAATCGAGACTTCTACATCAATTCGGATAAGACCGTCAATATCTGTAAACAAGACCTTAATAACCATATCGGAGATTTGAATACTGATTCAATCTTTGCAGTATGGGAAAAAGGAATGCAATTATTTTCAGAATCTCTAAAAGGAAATCACAATCATACAGGAGTTCCCTGTTTAAATTGCGATGAATGGTATACTTTCAATGCATAG
- a CDS encoding ankyrin repeat domain-containing protein: protein MKLFSIKIFFLFIFSFSIYSMSRADDYLLFSAEKGHFEHTKKALKMGAFVNVRDKDGKTPLMFAVNSGKPDIVLLLILYGAGSDFAIRDYDGKTALMYAIENNHTKIIEMLKSHGATE from the coding sequence ATGAAATTATTTTCTATAAAAATCTTTTTTTTATTTATATTCTCGTTTTCAATTTACTCTATGAGCCGCGCCGATGATTATTTGCTCTTTAGTGCAGAGAAGGGTCATTTCGAGCATACGAAGAAAGCACTCAAGATGGGTGCCTTTGTAAATGTGCGGGATAAGGATGGTAAGACTCCGCTAATGTTCGCGGTTAATTCAGGTAAGCCCGACATCGTCTTGTTACTTATTTTATATGGTGCCGGCTCCGATTTTGCAATTCGAGATTATGATGGAAAGACGGCACTTATGTATGCAATTGAAAACAATCACACAAAGATTATTGAAATGCTAAAGAGTCATGGTGCCACTGAGTAA